Within the Candidatus Nezhaarchaeota archaeon genome, the region TCGACGAGGCGGCCAGGCTCTCCCTGACCTCCGGGGGTAATGTTAAGTTCGACCTTAAGGCCTGGAGCCCAGCGCTAAGCATAGCTCTCAGCGGGGTTGAGAATAAGAGGGCCTATGAGAACTTTCAGAGGCTAGCTAAGACCCTACACCCGCAGCGCCTAGAAGAGCCTCTACTTACGGCTACGACGCTCCTCGTCCCCTACTACGTTGACGAGGTAGAGGTGGAGGCCATAGCCAGCTTCATAGCCAACCTAGACCCGTCTATACCCTACAGCCTACTCATCTTCTACGGGGCCCACGCTATGAGGGACCTCCCTATTACCCCAGTGGATCAAGTAGTCGCCTGCTACCGAGCCGCTGAGAGGCACTTAGAGCGAGTTCACGTAGGAAACCTCCACTTAATAGGCCTAAGGTCCATGGCCGAGTTTAGGGCGAGGCTCCTCTAGGCGGCCTTGCGGACGGGCCTAGCCCCCTCGGCGAAGACAGGTTTATAGAGATGGCTGCGGATTATGCCTAGGCTGTAGGCTTGAGCACAGCGGCGGAGGTTAAGTTTAAGGCCTTCGTAGTCAGCAAGTCCATGTTTAACGACCCGCTAATGGGCAGGGGGCTTAGGATGGAGCTAGCTGAGGAGCGGGAGCTCCCGCCCCCAGTAATGGTCTCTGAGAGCCGCGAGGTAGCTGAGCTAGCTAGGCAGGTCATGCCGCTGGTGAGCCAGGTCCTCCAAGCCCTCCCCTTCGCTAGACACGGCAGAGTCACGGTGCCTAGGCTTACACTATGGCTAACTGAGGAGGAGTGGGAGGGCCTAGAGCCTAAGCCCGACGTGGGGGATGAGGTCGAGGTGGTGTTGAAGAGCGGTAGGCTGAAGATAGAGGTGAGGAGGGCTTGACCGTCGAGTACGTAAGCGCCCTTACCCTGCCTGAGGCTTGGGTAGAGGCCTTGAAGCTAATACTTAGACGAGGGGTCGGCTTTAAGGTGGAGAGGGGCTCTGAGAGGGCCTGGACTAGGAAGGTAGCCGCCGTGGTCTACGTCGAGCGCCCTGAGCTGAGGCCCCTGATACATGAGCGAGCGCCGTACAGCCACGCCTACGTCTACCAGTACTACCTAGAGTACTTAGCTACTGGTGAGCGTAAGCCCGACGAGCCCTATACCTACGGCGAGAGGCTTAGGAAGCCCGTAGACCAGGTTGGCTGCGTAGTTAAGAGGCTGAGGGAGGCTAGGGGGGATCGCCAGTGCACCATGGTCACTAGGCTACCTAGCGACCTTCTACTAGACGATCCTCCGTGCTTGACCACAATAGACGTAGAGGCCCTGGAGGGCAGGCTATGGTTCTACGTCTACTTTAGGAGCTGGGATGCCTACGCCGGCTTCCCAGCGAACATGGCCGCCCTCCAGCTGTTGAAGGAGGAGATGGCCTCTGAGATAGGCATTGAGCCCGGGCCTACGGTAGCCTTCTCTAAGAACCTGCACCTCTACGAGCGTGAAGAGGGGCTCGTCAATCAGCTACTCACCCCCCTCTCTCCTAGGAGGCTTCCCTCTGCTCTTAATCAGCCAAGCTAGCGGTATGTCCTGGTACCGGCCGTCTGGGAGCTGGCGCTTAACTATCATCGGGAGGAGGCCCATCTCCATCTCCATAGCCGCTACTTCTAGGGGGCTAGCCCCCTCCGGCGGGAATGGTAGGAGTATGGGGGCCCCCATCGAGATTTGGAGGGCCCTAGCCCCTACTATCCTAGCCTTCTCGTACTTAGTTAGCCTAGGAAGCCATACCTTGACCTCGGCTCCCTCAATCTTCTTTGAACGAGTTCGACTCAGACCCAGCCCCCCAGCTCTGCTTAGTG harbors:
- a CDS encoding DNA-directed RNA polymerase subunit K — encoded protein: MEGAEVKVWLPRLTKYEKARIVGARALQISMGAPILLPFPPEGASPLEVAAMEMEMGLLPMIVKRQLPDGRYQDIPLAWLIKSRGKPPRREGGE
- a CDS encoding thymidylate synthase, with the protein product MTVEYVSALTLPEAWVEALKLILRRGVGFKVERGSERAWTRKVAAVVYVERPELRPLIHERAPYSHAYVYQYYLEYLATGERKPDEPYTYGERLRKPVDQVGCVVKRLREARGDRQCTMVTRLPSDLLLDDPPCLTTIDVEALEGRLWFYVYFRSWDAYAGFPANMAALQLLKEEMASEIGIEPGPTVAFSKNLHLYEREEGLVNQLLTPLSPRRLPSALNQPS
- a CDS encoding arcadin 1 codes for the protein MSTAAEVKFKAFVVSKSMFNDPLMGRGLRMELAEERELPPPVMVSESREVAELARQVMPLVSQVLQALPFARHGRVTVPRLTLWLTEEEWEGLEPKPDVGDEVEVVLKSGRLKIEVRRA